The nucleotide sequence CGACCCAGCCCGAGGGGCGACGCCTGTGACGACCACCGGACCGGTTGCGGCACAGGCGCCCCCGCGCTGGAGCGCGGTCGGCCTCGCCCACGCACTCGGCCAGTCGTACGCCCCCACCGCCGAGCAGGCGGCGGTCATCGAGGCCCCGCTGCGACCGCTGCTCGTCGTCGCCGGGGCCGGCTCGGGCAAGACCGAGACGATGGCCGCCCGCGTCGTCTGGCTCGTCGCCAACGGGCTCGTGCGCCCCGACGAGGTCCTCGGCCTGACCTTCACCCGCAAGGCCGCGGGCGAGCTCTCCGAGCGGCTGGCGGCCCGCCTCGCGACCCTGCGCGACGCCGGGCTGTGGACCCCCGAGCCGGAGGCCGGCGCCGCCGTGCTCGACGACACCCCGACCGTCTCGACCTACCACGCGTACGCCGGGCGGATCGTGCGCGAGCACGGCCTGCGCCTCGGCGTCGAGCCCGAGAGCCGGCTGCTCACCGAGGCCGCCGCCTGGCAGTTCGCGCACGAGGCCGTCGTCGCGTGGGACGGGCCGATGGACGCGGTCGACAAGGCCGAGTCGACCGTCACGACCGCCGTCGTCGACCTCGCGGGCGAGATGGCCGAGCACCTCGTCGAGCCGCGACAGGTCGCCGCGCACCTCGCCGAGGTCGTCGAGGCGCTCGAGTCCCTGACGAAGCCCGAGGGCTCGCGCAAGCGCACGAACCCGATGCGCGACACCGTCGAGGTCCTGCGCGCCCGCGCCGCCGTCGTGCCCCTCGTCGAGGCGTACCACGCGCTCAAGCGCTCGCGCGACGCGATGGACTTCGCCGACCAGGTGGCCCTCGCGGCGCGCCTGGCCCTCACCGTCCCCGAGGTCGGGGCGGCCGAGCGCCAGCGTTTCCGGGCGGTCCTCCTCGACGAGTTCCAGGACACCTCCGAGGCCCAGCTCCAGCTCCTGCGCGCCCTGTTCGTCGCCGACGGCGAGCCCGTCCCGGTCACCGCCGTCGGCGACCCGCACCAGTCGATCTACGGGTGGCGCGGCGCCTCGTCGACGACGCTCGACCGCTTCCGCTCCGACTTCCGCGACCCCGCCCCGGCCGACGTCCTGCACCTCTCGACGAGCTGGCGCAACGACCGGGCCGTCCTCGCCGCCGCCAACGTCGTCGCCGACCCCCTCGCGACGACGACGCGCGTCCCCGTCGAGCGCCTCGTCGAGCGGCCCGGCGCCGGCCCCGGCCACGTCGCCGTCGCCCGCCTGGGCACCCTCGAGGAGGAGGCCCGCCACGTCGTCGGCTGGCTGGGCTCCCGGATGGCCCGGCCCGGCCGGCGCACGGCGGCGGTGCTGTGCCGCAAGCGTTCCCAGTTCGACCCCGTCGTCGAGGCGCTCGAGGAGGCCGGGCTCCCGTACGAGGTCGTCGGCCTCGGCGGGCTCCTGCACACCCCCGAGGTCGCGGACCTCGTCGCCCTGCTCCACGTCGTCGCCGACCCCACCCGCGGCGACCGGCTGATGCGCCTGCTCACCGGCCCGTCGTGCCGGCTCGGCGCCGCCGACCTCGACGGCCTCGGCGAGTGGGCCCGGGTGCGCCAGGGCGGCCACCGCCCCGAGCGGGGGGCCGACCTCGCCCCGGACGCCGCCGACGCGGTGAGCATCGTCGAGGCGCTCGACGCCCTGCCGCGGCCCGACTGGGTGGGGGAGGAGGGCCAGCGTCTCGCCCCCGCGGCGCTGACCCGGCTGGCCGGACTCGGGGCCTGCGTGCGCCGGCTGCGCGGCCTGACCGGCCTCGGGCTGCCCGAGCTCGTCAGCGAGGCCGAGGTCGCGCTCGGCCTCGACATCGAGGTGCTCGCGCGACCGGGGTACTCCACCGGGGCCGCGCGCGCCCACCTCGACGCCTTCGCCGATGTCGCCGCCACCTTCGCCGCGAGCGCCGACCGCCCCGGCCTCGGCGGCTTCCTCGCGTGGCTCGAGGCCGCCGTCGACGAGGAGCGCGGCCTCGACCTCGGCTGGGTCGAGGCCCGGCCCGACGCCGTCCAGGTGATGACCGTCCACGCGGCCAAGGGCCTGGAGTGGGACGTCGTCGCCGTCCCCGGCCTCGTCGAGTCCTCCTTCCCGGCGCACTCCGCCACCCAGAGCCGCCCCCTCGGCGAGGTCTGGGGCCACGGCGACCCCAACGACAAGGCGTGGCTCGTCGGCCTCGCGGCCCTGCCGCACGACCTGCGCGGCGACCGCGCCGGCCTGCCCCGCTTCGGGTGGGCCGACGACCACGACTGGGAGAGCGCCGCCGAGGCCCTCACGCGGTTCACGGCCGCCTCTGCCGACCACGGCGTCGCCGAGGAGCGGCGCCTGGCCTACG is from Arthrobacter sp. NEB 688 and encodes:
- a CDS encoding UvrD-helicase domain-containing protein; translated protein: MTTTGPVAAQAPPRWSAVGLAHALGQSYAPTAEQAAVIEAPLRPLLVVAGAGSGKTETMAARVVWLVANGLVRPDEVLGLTFTRKAAGELSERLAARLATLRDAGLWTPEPEAGAAVLDDTPTVSTYHAYAGRIVREHGLRLGVEPESRLLTEAAAWQFAHEAVVAWDGPMDAVDKAESTVTTAVVDLAGEMAEHLVEPRQVAAHLAEVVEALESLTKPEGSRKRTNPMRDTVEVLRARAAVVPLVEAYHALKRSRDAMDFADQVALAARLALTVPEVGAAERQRFRAVLLDEFQDTSEAQLQLLRALFVADGEPVPVTAVGDPHQSIYGWRGASSTTLDRFRSDFRDPAPADVLHLSTSWRNDRAVLAAANVVADPLATTTRVPVERLVERPGAGPGHVAVARLGTLEEEARHVVGWLGSRMARPGRRTAAVLCRKRSQFDPVVEALEEAGLPYEVVGLGGLLHTPEVADLVALLHVVADPTRGDRLMRLLTGPSCRLGAADLDGLGEWARVRQGGHRPERGADLAPDAADAVSIVEALDALPRPDWVGEEGQRLAPAALTRLAGLGACVRRLRGLTGLGLPELVSEAEVALGLDIEVLARPGYSTGAARAHLDAFADVAATFAASADRPGLGGFLAWLEAAVDEERGLDLGWVEARPDAVQVMTVHAAKGLEWDVVAVPGLVESSFPAHSATQSRPLGEVWGHGDPNDKAWLVGLAALPHDLRGDRAGLPRFGWADDHDWESAAEALTRFTAASADHGVAEERRLAYVATTRARLDLLLTAHVWGTAASPRVTSRFLEEVRGLPGVAPGPWADLPPTDDPKPQNPRTAESVTTAWPTPDHVARRELLLGPAREVVAAAADPQPLTGSGPWDAEVRMLLDERGRRRDGADVDVVLPAHLSTSALVSLAEDPEAYTSRLRRPMPQPPALAARRGTAFHAWVEEHYSRAAIVDVDALPGFADDDAGPEDLTDLREAFLASEWAGRTPLEVETSVETVLDGIAVRGRIDAVFAGHGADGEPEWTVVDWKTGQPATGARSRARAVQLGAYRLAWARLRGVDPQRVRGAFFHAATGETVWPDLPDEAELSRVLAAAR